In Serinicoccus marinus DSM 15273, the genomic stretch TCGACCGCGACATGCTCGAGGTGCTTCCCCTCACCCACATCCGCGGTCGCTCCCTGCACGACGCCTTCGTCATCGTGGACGAGGCGCAGAGCCTGGAGCGCAACGTGCTGCTCACCGTGCTGTCCCGGATCGGCCAGAGCTCCCGGGTCGTCCTCACGCACGACGTGGCCCAGCGGGACAACCTGCGCGTCGGGCGCCACGACGGGGTGGCCGCCGTGATCGAGGCGCTCAAGGGGCATCCGCTCTTCGCCCACGTCACGCTGCACCGCAGCGAGCGCAGCCCGATCGCCGCCTTGGTGACCGAGATGCTGGAGGGCCCAGAGGCGCTGCTGTGACGGGCGTGCCTGAGTGTGAAGTCACAGACGTCACACCGGCCTCATGTCGGTGTGACCTTCACCACGTCTCGCCCTGAGGGTTTGACGTGAGGCCGTGCTGCCCGGCACGGTAGTGGGGTTACATCACGTTTTGGTAACGCCGCGCGGGCCCCGATCGTCCCTGTGATCCACCCCCCTGAGGGCCCGGCAGCCATGAGCGAGAGCGGCGAGCCGTCCGAGTGAGGAAGAGCTGTCCCATGAGCCATGCCCCCATGACCGATGACCAGAAGGCCCGCCACACGCGAGGCCGCCGGATGAGCCCCGCGGCGATCGCCGTGACGGCCTCGATCGCCGCCGGATCGCTCGGCCTGGCGACCTACGCGGCCACCGCGGGCTCCGGCCCCCCGCCGCCGAGGGCCACAACGAGGCGCTGCGGGCCTCGGTCGGCCAGTTCTCCCCGACCGTCGCTGCCGACGCCGTCGCCGCGCTGAGCGAGGTCGCCGGTGAGGAGTCGACCGGGATGTTCGCGCAGCTGCGCGAGGTGCGCGCCGACCAGGACGCCGCCCTGAGCGTGTCGACCGGCATCCGGGACGAGAGCCTGTCCACCGTCCGGGACGCCTCCGACGCCGTGGTGAAGGCGCGCGCCGAGGAGCGCCGTGCCGAGGCCGAGAAGGCCGCCCGTGAGGCCGCGGAGAAGGCGGCGCGCGAGGCCGAGGCCGCCGAGGCCGCTGCCGCGGAGCGCGCGGCCGAGCAGGAGCAGGCCGCCTCCCGTGACCAGGAGCGCGCGGCCGCCGAGCCGGAGCCGGAGCCGGAGCCCGAGCCCGTGGCGCAGCCGGAGCCCGAGCCCGTGGCGCAGCCGGAGCCCGAGCCCGAGCCGGAGCCCGCCCCCGTCTACAGCGGTGACGCCCGCGGCATCGCGCAGTCGATGCTCGGCAG encodes the following:
- a CDS encoding transglycosylase SLT domain-containing protein — encoded protein: MFAQLREVRADQDAALSVSTGIRDESLSTVRDASDAVVKARAEERRAEAEKAAREAAEKAAREAEAAEAAAAERAAEQEQAASRDQERAAAEPEPEPEPEPVAQPEPEPVAQPEPEPEPEPAPVYSGDARGIAQSMLGSYGWGMDQWSCLDSLWQKESGWNHTAMNPSSGAYGIPQSLPGNKMASAGADWQTNPATQIEWGLGYISGRYGSPCAAWAHSQAVNWY